The genomic interval GAAACTACGCCCTCCCCGCTCACGGACGAAGGACGATCTTCCCGCGGGTGTGACCCCGCTCGAGTTCGCGGTAGGCGTCGCGGACCCGGTCGAGGGGGTAGGTGGCGGCGATGGGGATGGTGAGGGTTCCGGCGGCAGCCAGGTCGGCCAGTTCGGCGACGACGTCGATGGTGTCGGCGGCGGCATTGCCCTCCGCCTTCACGCCGTACTTCTCGACCGCCGCGAAGTCGATGACGGTGTCGACGCGCTCCGGCGGCACGCCGAGTTCCAGGGCCAGGTCCACATAGCCGGAGCCGTGGAAGTCGAGGAAGGCGTCGAGGCCGTCGGGGGCGGCGGCACGGATGCGCTCGGCGAGCCCGTCGCCGTACTCGACCGGCATCACGCCCAGCGACCGCAGCCAGTCCGCGTTGCCGGGCCCGGCGATGCCGATGACCGTGGCGCCGCGCGCCCGAAGCAGTTGCACGGCAACGGTTCCCACTCCCCCGGCCGCCGCAGAGACGGCGACGGTGTCGCCCTCCTTGGCCTCCACCGCGCGCACCGCCGCGAACGCCGTCGTGCCCGCGACGAACAGCGACCCCGCCACCTCCCACGACAATCCGGCGGGCTTGGGCGCCACCTGGTCCACCGGCACCACCACGTGCGTGGCGTGGCTCGCCCGCTGATGGGTGAACCCGACCACCTCGTCACCGACCGCGATCCCGCTGACGCCCGCGCCGAGGGCCGTGATCCGGCCCGCGAGGTCGCTGCCCTGCCCGGACGGGAACGTCGCCGGCCAGCGCTCGTGCAGCAGCCCGGCCCGGATCTTGGACTCGCCCGGGTTGATACCGGCGGCGACCACGGCGACCACCACCTGCCCGGCCCCCGGTTTCGGGTCCGGGACCTCGACCACGTCCAGCACGTCGACATCGCCGTACCGATCGAACCTGACCGCCCGCGCCATGGGTTGCCCCTTCCTGTTGGAGGTCTGCTGTACGGGCCGGACAGCGCGCCCGGCGCCGAAATTTCCGGCCCACATCTGTGCTGTTTCCGGTCCGGGCCGGATTCACACCCCGGCGCGTCAGGGGGTGAAGGTTTCCAGGTGTCCCAGCACGACGAATTCGCTGTCCGGACTCGCCGCCGCCACGGCGCCGCGCAGCGGTTCCAGGCCACCGGCGTCTCGGGCCGGCTCGGCCAGCGGGTAGTCGAAATCGTCCCAGTGCGTCGGGAGCACGTATCTCGGGTTTCCCACCGCGCGCAGGAGCCGCGCCACGTAGTCACGCACCTTGGCGCCGCCCGTCGGCAGCAACAGCACCTCCGGCCGCAGCCCGGCGAGCTCGGATTCGATGTAGTTGGAGCCGCCGAAGTCCAGTACGCTCACGCCGCCGCCGGTGACCTGGTAGGCCAGCGTGCCGCCCTCGACCAGGTCGCTGATCACCTGCGGCCGCGGCAGTTCCACCGCGCCCAGGCCCGGACGTGTTCCGGGATAAGGGATCTGAGCGCGAGCGCCGAGTTCGGAGTGCAGGGACCGCAGCACCCGGATCGAATAGCCGTCGAACACCAGCTCCTCGCCGCCGGTCACCAGCGCCAGCTGGTCCTCCGGAGTTCCCAGCGCGGCCAGTAGATTCAGGTGCGTCTCGGTGCCCAGCACCGTCGCGCCCGTGCGCTGCGCGAGGTACGGGACGTCCGTGAGGTGGTCGTAGTGGCCGTGCGTGACCAGGATGTGGTCGGCGCGCAGTCCGGCGGCGAGATGGGCGTCGATCAGCGCGGTGTCCACCGACAGCGGCGTCTGCGGGTCCGCGCCCTCCTTGCTGTACGTGCCGGTGCGGAACCGGGTCAACCACGGATCGATGAGCACGCTCCTGCCGCCGACCCGGATCTCCCAGCCGTTGTTGCCCCACCAGCGCAGGGTCACGCCGCCCGGGGCCGGGCCGCCGCCCCGGCTCGCGCAGGCCGCCGTCAGCGCCGCCGCGGCGGCCGCGCCGACACCGAACAACCGTCTCCTGTTCAGCTCTGTCATGCCCGGTACCGAACCACGGGTATGAGACGTACGTCCAAGACCGATCCACGCGCCGACCGATATCGGCTCCGCTATCGTCGCAGCGTGGACCCGCTGCGCAAGCTCCGATACTTCGTCGCCGTCGCCGAGGAACTGCATTTCGGCCGCGCCGCCGACCGGCTCGCGATAGCGCAGCCGTCGCTGAGCCAGCGCATCCGGGAACTGGAGCAGGACCTCGGCGCACGGCTGTTCGACCGCACCAGCCGCAGCGTCGAACTCACCGCGGCGGGCCGGATCCTGCTGGCCGAGTCGCGCGCCCTGCTGGCCCGCTGGGATCGCACGAAAACTCTTGTCGGGAAGGCACATCGGGGCGAGATGGCCGCGCTGCGAGTGGGGGTGCCGCCGGATCTGGCGGGCCGGGTGCTGGCCGCGATGCTCACCGCGTTCGAACGCGAGTGTCCCGAGCTCGGCGTGGACCTGCAGGAGTTGACCACCGCGGAGCAGGTGCGCCTGCTGGCGGATCGGCAGCTCGACGCCGGGCTCCTCCAGCATCCCGCCGATGTCACCGGCCTCGAACTCGGTCCGGCCGTCGACACCCCGCTCGGCGTGGTGCTGCCGCGCGATTCGCCGCTGGCGGCACGGTCGGAGCTGGCACCGGCGGAGCTGGCCGGGCACGGCCTGGTGCTGTTTCCGCGAGCGGCCGCGCCGGGTGTCTACGACGCCACCCTGCACACCTGCGCGGAACACGGTTTCCGCCCCACCGCCGTGGTGCACGCGCGGAATCCGGAATTCGTGCTGGGACTGGTGCTTTCGGGTCAGGGTGTGGCATTCGATCAAGGGATGGTGGCGCAGAAGGAGCCACGGGTGGTGTGGCGGCCGATCACGGGCGGCGTACTACGGCGGCGGATGTCACTGACGTGGCCGTCCGAGGCGCCGCATCCTGCGGTCCGGCGGCTCGCCGAACTGATCGTCGAAGTCCTTCGCACGGACGGGGTTTCGACACTGGCACCGGCTCAGGACGAGGCACTGCCCTGGCACGTACTGATCGGGCGGCGGTGACCGATGGCCTCGATCGCCACCCGCGCGGCCTCCCCGATCGCCCTGTCCACGTGCGGCATTCGCGGATCCAGCACCTCGGCACGAGTGAAAACCGCTACGGCACAGCGCAATCCGCCGGGATACTCGACCACGCCGATCTCGTTGCGCACGCTCGGCAGCGTTCCCGTCTTGCTCCACACGCGCACGTCCGACGCGAACGCCGAACCCAGCCGATGCTGGTTGAGTTGCAGGCCCATCAATTCCCGCACCCAGGCGCAGGCTTGCGGGGAGCCGGCACGGTCGCGCGCGATCAGCTCCAGCAGCCGGGTCATCTCGCGAGGCGTGCTCGCCGAGGTACGGGCGGGATCGAGGATGCGCAGCGCGAACACCTCGTCGTCGGACAGCGCGGGATAGCGGCGCGCGAACGCCGCGGCGTCGGCGACACCCATGTCCTCGGCCATCGAGGCGAGCAGATCACGCAGCGAGCCGACGATCCGGGTGTGCTCGAGCCCCAGTTCGCGCACCAGGGACCGGACATTGTCCAGCCCGACGCGGTCGAACAACAGGTCCGCGGCGGAGTTGTCGCTGACCGACAGCGCCAGGTAGGCGGCATCGCGCAGACTGAACTCGACATCGTCACGGCAGCCCGAGGTGCCCGGACCGCCCAGCCGATACGCCGCCGTCGAGCGCACCCGGTCGGCCGGATCGAGCTGCCCAGCGCCGAACTGCCGCGCCAGCTCGAGCACCAGCGGCACCTTCACCACCGACGACAGCACCACGGGTTCGTCCGCGCCCCAGCCGGTTTCACCACCACAGCCCAGACATCGGGCGTGCAGCCAGCCCCGCACGCCGACGGCATCGAAAACGGCTCTCATGCGGGCGATTTCGGCGCTCGGACGCCCTACGCCCCGATCAGCCGCTGCGCCAGGTAGCCCTCGACCCGGTCCAGCGCGATCCGCTCCTGCGCCATCGAGTCGCGCTCGCGCACCGTCACCGCCTGGTCCTCGAGGGTGTCGAAGTCGACGGTGATGCAGAACGGGGTGCCGATCTCGTCCTGGCGGCGGTAGCGCTTGCCGATCGCCTGCGCGTCGTCGAACTGCACGTTCCAGTTCTTGCGCAACTGTGCGGCCAGATCGCGCGCCTTCGGCGACAGGTCGGCGTTGCGGGACAGGGGCAGCACGGCGGCCTTCACCGGCGACAGGCGGCGATCCAGCCGCAGCACGGTGCGCTTCTCCATGGCGCCCTTGGCATTGGGCGCCTCGTCCTCGGTGTAGGCGTCGATCAGGAACGCCATCAGCGAGCGGGTCAGACCGGCCGCCGGCTCGATCACGTACGGGGTGTAGCGCTCGCCGGTGGCCTGGTCGAAGTAGTTCAACTCCTGGCCCGAGTGCTCCGAATGCGTCCTCAGGTCGAAGTCGGTGCGGTTGGCCACGCCCTCCAGCTCACCCCACTCGCTGCCCTGGAAGTGGAAGCGGTACTCGATGTCGACCGTGCGGGTCGAGTAGTGCGAGAGCTTTTCCTTCGGGTGCTCGTAGAGCCGCAGGTTCTGCGGGTCGATGCCGAGGTCGGTGTACCAGGCCAGGCGGGTGTCGATCCAGTACTGGTGCCACTGCTCGTCGTCACCCGGCTTGACGAAGAACTCCATCTCCATCTGCTCGAACTCGCGGGTGCGGAAGATGAAGTTGCCCGGCGTGATCTCGTTGCGGAAGCTCTTGCCGATCTGCGCGATGCCGAACGGCGGCTTCTTGCGCGCGGTCGTCATCACGTTGGCGAAGTTGACGAAGATGCCCTGCGCGGTCTCCGGGCGCAGGTAGTGCAGGCCCTCCTCGGACTCGATCGGGCCGAGGTAGGTCTTGAGCATCATGTTGAAGTCGCGCGGCTCGGTCCACTGGCCGACGGTGCCGCAGTCCGGGCAGGCGATGCCGCTCATCGGCACGGAATCCGGGTCGGCGATGTCGTTCTTCTCAGCGAACGCCTCCTGCAGGTGGTCCTGCCGGTGCCGGCGGTGACAGTTGAGGCATTCGACCAGCGGGTCGTTGAACACCGAGACGTGACCGGAGGCCACCCACACCTGACGCGGCAGGATGATCGAGGAATCCAGGCCCACCACGTCGTCGCGGCTGGTCACCATGGACCGCCACCACTGCCGCTTGATGTTCTCCTTCAGTTCCACACCCAGCGGGCCGTAGTCCCACGCCGACCTGGTGCCTCCGTAGATCTCGCCACTGGGGAAGACGAGACCCCGGCGCTTGGCGAGGTTGGCGACGGTGTCGACCTTCGACTTGGGTGCCACGACTGGAGCTCTCCCTCTGGATGAGTGTGGTAAGCGATTCGGTCCAGAGTATCGGCACGGCCCCGGCGCGGTCGAAGCAGTATCCGCACATCACGGGCATCCCGCCCGCGTTCGCCCGGCCCGAACCAGAGTGTCGGATTGACATGCGCACTTTTGCATACCAATAATGGCATCGGTTTCCAATAAGGAGTTGGTTCGATGACCGCCGACAGTGGTGCCCCCGCACGGCGTAGCCGCGTCGCCGTGGAGGCGCCCACCCCCATCCCGCACGACCCGTATCCGTATCGGGCGCCCTCCGCTCCGGCGGTGCCACCGCGAGGCATCCTGGACAACGCGGGCGAGCTGCTGCGCGCGCTGGCCGCACCGGTGCGCATCGCGATCGTGCTGCAACTGCGCGAGTCGCCGCGCTGCGTCCACGAGCTGGTCGATACCCTGGGCGTGACGCAGCCTCTGGTGAGCCAGCACCTGCGCATCCTGAAGTCGGCGGGCGTGGTGCGCGGGGAACGTACCGGGCGCGAGGTGATCTACGAACTCGTCGATGATCATCTGGCACGTATCGTCGTCGATGCCGTCGCACATGCCGAGGAAGGGTGATTCGTGCCGGAGAACACGGGCATAAAGGACAAGACCGTCGGAGTTCGCAGCACTCGCCAGCGCAGCGCCATCGCGGCGCTGCTGGGCGATATCGAGGAGTTCCGGTCCGCCCAGGAACTACACGACGAACTGCGCCGCCGCGGTGAGGGCATCGGCCTGACCACCGTCTATCGCACACTGCAATCGCTGGCCGACGCCGGAAAGGTGGACGTGCTGCGCACCGACACCGGTGAGTCGGTCTACCGCCAGTGCTCCAAGGGACACCACCACCATCTGGTGTGCCGCCACTGTGGCCGCACGGTGGAGGTGGAGGGCCCGACCGTCGAGGCCTGGGCCGAGACCATCGCCAGTCAGCACGGCTTCACCGAAATCAGCCACACCATGGAGGTTTTCGGCACCTGCCGCCACTGCGCCGCCGTCCACGAAAGCCACCGGGCCCACGCCTGATCGCCGAGGCGAACGGCAGAACCGCGCCCCGACCGGACGACCGGGGCGCGTTCACTCGCCGATCAGGCGGGTACCGGTTCCGGGGCCGGGGAACGGCGGGGCAGTAGGGCGCCCGCGCCGAGCATGAGCAGTGCCGCACCGGCCCAGCAGAGCAGCACGATCAGCGGGGCGGCGGCGCCGTGGCCGTCGAAGAAGGCGACCGAGCGGATCAGCGTGGCGGCGGCGCCCGGCGGCAGCAGCTGGCCGATCGCGCCCCACGGCTGGGGCAGCAGCTCGGGCGCGGAGGTCGCGGCCGAGAACGGGTTGCCGATCAGCAACATCAGCAACGCTCCGAGACCGATTCCGGCGTTGCCGATGAGCGTCGCCAGCCCGGCGACCGTCCCCGCCACCGCGAACGACACCAGCCCGGCGATCGACGCCAGGGTGAGGTAGGAGCCGGGCACCAGCTGCATCCAGGTCTGCACCACGACCATGCTGAGCAGTCCCCCGGCGATGCCGAACGACAGCACGCCGATCGCACGCGCCGCGGCCGTCGGCACCAGCAGGCTGAGCAGCACTCCGCCCGCGATACCGGCCATCACCAGCGGCAGCACCATCGCACCGAATCCCGTACCGCGCGGATCGTCCGGGTCCGCGGGCACCACGTCCTGCACGGCGGCGGCCGGAGCGCCCGACATCTGCTGGGCGATGGCCGTGAGCTGTTGCGCCACAGCGGGACTCGCCGCCGAGGCGACCAGCACCCGGGGTGGCCCGCCGTCGGTCACCACGGCGCCGTAGGCGTCACGCTGCTCGATGGCCGCGCGGGCGGCCGCCTCATCGGTCACGGTGGTGATGTCGAAGGCGTCGCGATCGCGCTCGGCCAGCTTGGCGGCGACCATGCTCGCCGCCGGACCCGATACCGCGACCGGTAGGTCGCGCGGCCCGATATTCGCGGCCGGCCAAGCGAAGGCGATGAGCATGACAGCTTGCACCAAGGCGGCGGCGAGGCCCACCGCGACGGCGCGCGACGTGGCATTCATGACGTACTCCCAAAGAAATCGGAGGATCGTTCTTTTTGTGCACCCACCGTCGCACCGGCGACCGAGCTTGTCAAGAACGGATATTCGTTTTATTTTGGGGACATGCCCCGTGTCAGCGAGGAACACCTCGAACGCCGTCGCCAGCAGATCCTCGACGCGGCCCAGACCTGTTTCGCGAACAAGGGCTTCCACTCCACCTCGATGCAGGACGTGTTCACCGAGTCGGGGCTGTCCGCGGGCGCGGTATACCGATACTTCAAGAGCAAGGACGACCTGATCGCCGCCCTGGCCGCCGACGCGACGCAGCTGCTGCGCGGCATCCTGGACGACATCATCAATCGCGATCCGCTGCCCACACCCGGCGGTCTGATCGGCGCGCTGACCGCGGAGATCGTCCACCTCGGCGAGCGCACCGGCCGCGTTCGCCTGGCCCCGCAGGCCTGGGCGCTGGCCCTCACCGACGAGACGGCCGCGCACTACGTCCGCACGGCGATGGGTGCGCTGCGCGACCGCTGGCAGGACTATGCCGAGCGGATGCGCGCGATCGGCTGGCTACCACCCGATGCCGACACCGACGCCGTGGCCAAGGTTCTGCTGGGGCTCATGCCCGGATTCATCCTCCAGCATCTGGTGCTCGGCGATGTCACACCGGACGATATGAGCCGCGGCATCGACACGCTGTTGCCCGGCTACCGGCACGCCCCGGCCGCGAGCTAGCGCGGAACCCTCAGGGCACCAACCCTTTCCGGGCCTCCCCCGCCCCGGCCAGCACGAGCAGCAGCATGGTCGACAGCGCCTCGTCACCGAGCCCGGCGGCCGGGAAGGTGTAGCGCAGCATCACGTCGGCGAGCTTGTCGCGCACCTTCACCGTGAGCGAGCCGAATTGCAGCGCGCCGTTGCGGTCGGCGACGCGCTTGTGCAGCTGCGCCTTCAGCGGGCGGTCCCAGGCCAGCAGGCAGGTGAGGGTCAGCACGTCCAGCCCGGGCGCCAGGTTCACCCCGCGCAGCGAGCACAGCGCTCCGTCGTATTCGAAGCCGATCCCGCCGTCCTCGACGCGGACGTCGATGTCGTATCCGGCCAGGCAGGCGCCCGCCCGGGCCTGCAGTTCCTGTGCGGCGGCGGTCTCGCTGGTCACTTCACGCCGCCGAAACGCCGGTCCCGCTTGGCGTACTCCACGCAGGCTTCCCACAGGTTGCGGCGGTCGAAGTCCGGGAACAGCGTGTGCTGGTACACGAACTCCGCGTACGCCGACTGCCAGATCAGGAAGTTCGAGCTGCGCAGCTCGCCCGAGGGACGCAGGAACAGGTCCACATCGGGCATGTCCGGTTCGTCGAGGTACTGCGCGAACGTGGACTCGTTGATCTTCTCCGGGTCGAGTTCACCGGCGGCCACGCGGCGGCCGATCTCCCTTGCGGCGTCGGCGATCTCGGCGCGCCCCCCGTAGTTGACGCACATGGTGAGAGTCATCACCGTGTTGTCCCTGGTGAGTTCCTCCGCGACCTCGAGCTCCTTGATCACGCTGCGCCACAATCGCGGTCGGCGTCCGGCCCAGCGCACCCGCACACCCATCTCGTGCATCTCGTCGCGGCGGCGGCGGATCACGTCGCGATTGAAGCCCATCAGGAAGCGGACCTCGTCGGGGCTGCGACGCCAGTTCTCGGTCGAAAAGGCATAGGCCGAAAGCCATTTCACGCCGATCTCGATGCACCCCTCGACGGTGTCCATCAGCACCGCTTCGCCGCGCTCGTGCCCGGCGGTGCGCGGCAGCCCCTGCTCCTGCGCCCAGCGCCCGTTGCCGTCCATCACCAGCGCCACATGCCGGGGCACGAATTCCAGCGGCAGGTTCGGCGGCGTCGCGCCCGAGGGGTGCGGTGCGGGCGGGCGAATCGTGCGGGTGGGCGACGCGGCGGTTGGGGTGCGGTTACCGATCACGGGTTCCATCCTGCATCACGCGGCCGTGGGCCGGTCCGCTGCTCCCCGCCTCGGCGGTCATCCCCGCAGCAAGGTCACGCTGTAGACGACGATCCAGCCGATCCACCCGAGCCAGCCGACCAGGCCCGCGAGCGCGATCCGGTTGACGCCCTCCACGTTGTACGGGCTGGCCGACGCCGCGACGAACAGTAGTGCGGCGCTCGAGTAACCGAGCCAGGCATGCCAGTCCGGGATGAAACCCGCGGTGGTCCCGGCGGCGGAGAAGCCCAACAGCGCGATCGCGAGGAACATCTGGTTGTAGCCGAACAGCACATTGCTCAGTCCCCACAGCGCCACGGTGGAACCACGGTCGTGCCGCGCGGCCGCGGCCATGCCGAACCGCAGCGCTTCCACGCACGCGAAGGCGACGTTCTGCATGAGCACCCCGGCGAACCCCACCAGCGCCCAGGCCCGGGCCGCCGACCCGCCCTGCCACAGCCGGTCGACCAGCCCGGCGGCGAAGACCGTCGTGCCCAGCCACAGCGTCGGCACCAGCACCGACGGCAGTTTCAAGGCGTTCCCGACGGTCGCGAAGGAGTCCACGACCGCGTCGAGACCCTGGCCCGCCATCGGCATCGGCAGCCGCCCGCGCGCATAGATGATGTTGATGACGACCCCCGCGAGTACGAACCCGAGACCGCCCAGGGCCGCCAGATCGGCGAAACTCATGCGGGCACCCCTTTCACCAGGCCAGGCAACCCGCCCGATATTGGTTTTACGCTAACTATATTGAATATAGACACACCCGAACAGGAGGGCAATGACCCCGCCGGAACGACGGCGCTACGACTCGCTGCGTCGCCAGGAACAAGCGCACCGGACCCGCGCCGACATCGCCGAGGCCGCGCGGCGGCTGTTCGTGAGCCAGGGCTGGGCGGCGACCACGGTGCGTGACGTGGCGCGCGAGGCCGGAGTCTCGGTGCCGACCGTTTATGCCGCCTACACCAACAAGCCCGGCTTGGTCTGGGCGCTCGTCGAGGCGGCTGACCTGTCGGCCGATATGTCGCGGATGCTCGCCGGTCTCGAGGGCTCGGCGGACCCCCGCGCGCAGCTCGCCGCGATGGCCGGTTACGACCGGCGGTTGTTCGAGCGATCCGGCGATCTCATCGGGCTGATCCGCGAGGCGGGCCGCACCGAGCCCGAGCTGGCGCAGGTGTATCGGCAGGCGCGGCGGCTGGCCGACGACACCCGGGTGGAAGTGTTCTCCGCGTGGCCCGCGGCGACGCTGCGCGCGGGCCTCGACATTCCGGCGGCCGTCGACATCTTCGCGGCGCTGTGCAATATCGACGTCTACAACACTCTGACCGGCGAACGCGGCTGGTCCCCCGGCCGGATCGAGCACTGGTGGGCCGACACGCTCGCCCGCGAACTGCTCCGCTGACCCACCCCGCGCGCAACCGCCCCGCGCGGCGGCCTCGCGATACGGTGGTGCCGACCGCCGCCGAACGACGAAGGGTATCGCCGTGACCAGCGAGAGCACGACCAGGCTAGCGGTGCTGATCGATGCGGACAACGCCCAGCCGGCGATCGCGGACGGCCTGCTGGCCGAGGTCGCCAAATACGGCACCGCCCATGTGAAGCGGGCCTACGGCGACTGGACGAGCACCAATCTGAAGGGCTGGAAGGACCGGCTGCTGGAACAGTCGATTCAGCCGATCCAGCAGTTCGGATACACCACCGGCAAGAACGCCACCGACTCGGCGATGATCATCGACGCCATGGATCTGCTCTACACGGGCAAGCTCGACGGCTTCGTGATCGTCTCCAGTGACAGCGATTTCACCCGGCTCGCCAGCCGCATCCGCGAATCCGGGCTCACCGTCTACGGTTTCGGCCAGCGCAAGACGCCGCAGCCGTTCGTCGCCGCCTGCGACAAGTTCATCTACACCGAAAACCTCACCGACACAGCCGAAGAGGCCCCGGCCAAACCGCATCGGACGGGCGCCAATCAGCTGAAGGGTGATGCCAAGTTGATGAATCTGCTGCGCAATGCCGTCGACGCGGCCTCGGACGATTCGGGCTGGGCGATGCTGTCGGGTGTCGGCTCGATAATCAACAAGCAGCGTCCCGACTTCGATCCGCGTACCTACGGGTACCGCAAGCTCGGCGACTTGTTCGCTGCCACAACATTGTTCGACATCGAGGGCCGCAGCCCCGGCGAGGGCAAGCCGGAGATCACCTACGTCCGGGATATCCGGTACCGGCCGTCGACCTGATCGAGGTCTACCGGGTCAGGGGCGGCGGATCGAGCGGATGGGTGGGCGTGACACTACGCACGCGGAACAACAGATCGAACCAGTCGCCGAGCCCCGCGCCGGAGATGTGGTGGTCGGTATCGCGCTCGGGGCGATAGGTTCCGACGATCAGGCGCAGCCGCGTGGGGCGATGCAGCCACTGCCGCACCGAATCCGGCTGCGGTGCATGCAGATCGAGCAGATAGCCGTCGTGCCCGGGGATATCGAGGACGGTGTCGGCGAACTCGGGTGCCGGGGCGGGCACGGCGAGATCCGCACGCAGGCGGCCGTCGTGGAAGGTGATTCCGGCCGAGAGGTAGGCGGCTCCGAAGCGCTTGCGCAGCAGGTAGCCGGTGGTCGGAAATTCCTGCGCCAGCGCCGACAGCGTGAGCCGCCCGGCGACAACGGTATTCGACATCCCCTCCCAATACACGATTCGCTGGCCCGTCGCGTCGTGCCAGGCGGTGATGCGGTCCGCCGCGGCCACCGCCTCCGCGGCGAGGTCGCGCCCACCGGCGGCGAGACTCGACTCGTGGTACCGCAGGATCAGCCGCGCCGCGTCGAGCACGGTGGCGGAGTTCGGCAGCGACTCGACCAGGGTCAGCGCATCGCGGGCGTGGTCGGCGAAAGGGCGTCCGGGGTGCGTGCCGTCGGCCCGCTGGATGTGCTCCCCCAGCCGGTGCGCGGTGATGATCGGGTCGTAGTGCGCGCGCAGTTCGCCGAGGCGCTCCGGCGCCACGTGCGCGACGAAGTCCGAAACCAGCGCGTAGTGCGACAGCTTGGCGGCCTCGGGCGTCAGGCCGAACAGTCGCAGCGGATCGTCCGGGTGAGCGCGATTGAACGCGCGCGCCCATTCCAGGACCGCGAGGGTTTCGGTGGTGCGCCACGGTACCCAGGCATCGCGCAGCAGTGCCGCCGGATCTCCGATTCCACCCCTGACGTAGGCATCCAGCGCGGCGACGACCGTCTCGTCGTCCAGCAGGGCCAGTGCACGGAAGCCCTTCCGCTCCACCAGCTCTCGCAGCACCCGATGCGCCAGCACGGCGACCTCGTGTGCGGCGCGGGTGGCCGTGCCGAGGCCGACGACGACCGCGTCGCCGATCCGGTCGATCAGCGTGTCGGGCAGCGGCGCATCGGGCGACGAGCCGTCGAACGGCCGCGCCGCCGCGCGGATCCAATTCGTGACCTCGTCGGTGTCGAATTCTCGATGCGCCATGACGCCCTCCTACAGTTGAGCCGATGACCGTGCCGTGGGCACGAGCGAAACAGGTATCTTTGCAGTCAAAGATATTTACCTTTGACCGCAAAGGTAAATGGAGGTGAGGTGGATGTCAACAGCGAACTCCGCGGCGGGTGACGCGGGACCGGACACCGACGACGCGATCCGGGCGATGCTGTTGCTGATGCCCCGGCTGGTCGGCCGGGCCAAGCGCACCCAGCCGCCCGCGGAACTACGCTCGCTGGCGCCGCGCCACCTGTCGATGCTGTCGTACCTGCTGTTCGACGGGCCGATGACGGTGAACGAACTCGCCGCACGCCTGGCGGTCGCACCGACCACGGTCAGTCTCATGGTCAGCGACCTGTCCCGGGCGGGCGTGCTCGAACGCACCGAGGACGACGCCGACCGCCGCCGCAAGATCGTCAGCATCGCCGAGGCGAGACTGCCGGCCATCCGCGACTGGCTCGCCCGCGGCGCCGACGCCTGGCGCACCGCACTCGACCCGCTCACCCCCGGCCAGCGACAGACGGTGATCGATACCCTGCTCGCCTACGAAAAGGCCGTCACAGAGCCAACTCCGGATCCTGAGCGGTAATCAAGGTGAGGACATTCCTGCCGCAGCACTTCTCCGGACGGGCG from Nocardia wallacei carries:
- a CDS encoding NADP-dependent oxidoreductase codes for the protein MARAVRFDRYGDVDVLDVVEVPDPKPGAGQVVVAVVAAGINPGESKIRAGLLHERWPATFPSGQGSDLAGRITALGAGVSGIAVGDEVVGFTHQRASHATHVVVPVDQVAPKPAGLSWEVAGSLFVAGTTAFAAVRAVEAKEGDTVAVSAAAGGVGTVAVQLLRARGATVIGIAGPGNADWLRSLGVMPVEYGDGLAERIRAAAPDGLDAFLDFHGSGYVDLALELGVPPERVDTVIDFAAVEKYGVKAEGNAAADTIDVVAELADLAAAGTLTIPIAATYPLDRVRDAYRELERGHTRGKIVLRP
- a CDS encoding MBL fold metallo-hydrolase; the protein is MTELNRRRLFGVGAAAAAALTAACASRGGGPAPGGVTLRWWGNNGWEIRVGGRSVLIDPWLTRFRTGTYSKEGADPQTPLSVDTALIDAHLAAGLRADHILVTHGHYDHLTDVPYLAQRTGATVLGTETHLNLLAALGTPEDQLALVTGGEELVFDGYSIRVLRSLHSELGARAQIPYPGTRPGLGAVELPRPQVISDLVEGGTLAYQVTGGGVSVLDFGGSNYIESELAGLRPEVLLLPTGGAKVRDYVARLLRAVGNPRYVLPTHWDDFDYPLAEPARDAGGLEPLRGAVAAASPDSEFVVLGHLETFTP
- a CDS encoding LysR family transcriptional regulator, which translates into the protein MDPLRKLRYFVAVAEELHFGRAADRLAIAQPSLSQRIRELEQDLGARLFDRTSRSVELTAAGRILLAESRALLARWDRTKTLVGKAHRGEMAALRVGVPPDLAGRVLAAMLTAFERECPELGVDLQELTTAEQVRLLADRQLDAGLLQHPADVTGLELGPAVDTPLGVVLPRDSPLAARSELAPAELAGHGLVLFPRAAAPGVYDATLHTCAEHGFRPTAVVHARNPEFVLGLVLSGQGVAFDQGMVAQKEPRVVWRPITGGVLRRRMSLTWPSEAPHPAVRRLAELIVEVLRTDGVSTLAPAQDEALPWHVLIGRR
- a CDS encoding serine hydrolase, with amino-acid sequence MRAVFDAVGVRGWLHARCLGCGGETGWGADEPVVLSSVVKVPLVLELARQFGAGQLDPADRVRSTAAYRLGGPGTSGCRDDVEFSLRDAAYLALSVSDNSAADLLFDRVGLDNVRSLVRELGLEHTRIVGSLRDLLASMAEDMGVADAAAFARRYPALSDDEVFALRILDPARTSASTPREMTRLLELIARDRAGSPQACAWVRELMGLQLNQHRLGSAFASDVRVWSKTGTLPSVRNEIGVVEYPGGLRCAVAVFTRAEVLDPRMPHVDRAIGEAARVAIEAIGHRRPISTCQGSASS
- a CDS encoding glycine--tRNA ligase, producing MAPKSKVDTVANLAKRRGLVFPSGEIYGGTRSAWDYGPLGVELKENIKRQWWRSMVTSRDDVVGLDSSIILPRQVWVASGHVSVFNDPLVECLNCHRRHRQDHLQEAFAEKNDIADPDSVPMSGIACPDCGTVGQWTEPRDFNMMLKTYLGPIESEEGLHYLRPETAQGIFVNFANVMTTARKKPPFGIAQIGKSFRNEITPGNFIFRTREFEQMEMEFFVKPGDDEQWHQYWIDTRLAWYTDLGIDPQNLRLYEHPKEKLSHYSTRTVDIEYRFHFQGSEWGELEGVANRTDFDLRTHSEHSGQELNYFDQATGERYTPYVIEPAAGLTRSLMAFLIDAYTEDEAPNAKGAMEKRTVLRLDRRLSPVKAAVLPLSRNADLSPKARDLAAQLRKNWNVQFDDAQAIGKRYRRQDEIGTPFCITVDFDTLEDQAVTVRERDSMAQERIALDRVEGYLAQRLIGA
- a CDS encoding ArsR/SmtB family transcription factor, with amino-acid sequence MTADSGAPARRSRVAVEAPTPIPHDPYPYRAPSAPAVPPRGILDNAGELLRALAAPVRIAIVLQLRESPRCVHELVDTLGVTQPLVSQHLRILKSAGVVRGERTGREVIYELVDDHLARIVVDAVAHAEEG
- a CDS encoding Fur family transcriptional regulator, with the translated sequence MPENTGIKDKTVGVRSTRQRSAIAALLGDIEEFRSAQELHDELRRRGEGIGLTTVYRTLQSLADAGKVDVLRTDTGESVYRQCSKGHHHHLVCRHCGRTVEVEGPTVEAWAETIASQHGFTEISHTMEVFGTCRHCAAVHESHRAHA
- a CDS encoding TetR/AcrR family transcriptional regulator, which produces MPRVSEEHLERRRQQILDAAQTCFANKGFHSTSMQDVFTESGLSAGAVYRYFKSKDDLIAALAADATQLLRGILDDIINRDPLPTPGGLIGALTAEIVHLGERTGRVRLAPQAWALALTDETAAHYVRTAMGALRDRWQDYAERMRAIGWLPPDADTDAVAKVLLGLMPGFILQHLVLGDVTPDDMSRGIDTLLPGYRHAPAAS